ACTTTTTGACGAAGAGGATGCGTTGATGCGCCACATACGCAAGGCCCACGAGGAGAGTGATTCTGAGTTCAATCCGATGCGCTACGAGTGCAGCATCTGCGGTCGCTCGTACGAGACCAAAATTGGCCTGATTAGACATCTGGCCAAACATAGAGGTACCACCCATTTGCCTGGCGAGGAAAAGCTCCTCGCCGAGTCCAAGATCCGTTTGGCGCATGTGTCGGGGTCCGTGTACAAGTGCAATATCTGCATGAAGGTTTTATCCTGCCCAAAGTCATTCCTGCGCCACATTCGAGTTCACAACAACGAGAAACCTATCGTGTGCGATAAATGTGGCAAGTCCTACCGCATGGAGCAAGATCTGAAGCGACACCAGGATGACGTGCACGAAAAGATCAAAAGATTTCCCTGTGACCTGTGCGAAATGTCTTTCGCGGCAAAGGGAACGAGAGATGCGCACAGAAGAATTCATACGGGGGAGAAGCCATTCGAATGCAACGAATGTGGTAAGTTCTTCAGGTCTGTCAGCCTGCTGGGTGTACACAAAAGGATGCATCAGGACTATCGACCCCACAAGTGCAATTCTTGCGAGAAAGCCTTCCGATCAAAGCAAAAGCTCGAGGCGCACGAGGCTATTCACACGGGTATCAGACCGTATCCATGCGACATATGCAAAAAATTGTTCGCGGCTAAAGGAGAGGTGACCAGGCACCGGTCTGTTCACTTTAACGAGAAGCGCTTCCTCTGCTCGGAGTGCGGACTAGCTTTTAGGCTGAACAGGTATCTGAAAACGCATATCAGGATGCACCACGAGGATAAAGCTGAGATTTTGTTGAAGTCTTTGACGGAATGATGAAGATGATGGGTTATTTTTTTGCTAAAGAAATAACCTACCTTGTGTCTTACTCTGTGTTAAAAACTTTTGCGATAAAGAGTTTGGGAAATCGATTACGTTAGAGTTGTGCTAACTAAATACTTGTGTTTTCTATTTTTACTTTAATAcgttttcaattataaataaagttttcTTTATGTTTACTTTTGCTATACGATGTTAGTCAAATATATCTTATATTAGCCATGTTGTTTTTTTCATTCCATTTTGTCGAGAATAACgttgaaattataaaactgatttcGGACGTTTTGTTGAATGTTCACTTGCTcgatatgaacgaaaacaatgtatatttgtaataatttattacatgtatttagaaaataaacgtttttataaaataattgaatattcGGCTGTAATCATTTACTGCAAATCGTGAAAAGCTTTCGCTCTTGTATTGAAAGTCTCCCCTTATGTATACGTaatcattatttataaaaaaattgccttTTCACTAAGTACAGCTTAAAACATTGCAGATCTAAGGAACTTCAGCGAACTTGCGCCAGCTTCAAAGAGTTTCAAAAGATTTACAAACACGCCCTTCCAGCTTCCAAAATCAAGAGGAAAGCTCAATTACCACCCAAATCAGCGAAGAAACGTACGAGCCgtacaataaaaaagaaatcagTAAAACAAATTGCCAAGATAAAAATGGAATCGGAAAACCACTGCACAACCCCAAAAGAAGATACTCTGGAAGATTCGGAAAATTCGATCTTCGCGGAAGTTCAGCCTGAATCTCCACATTCCGACGGTGTCGACGACCACGACGCCGACGATCCAGATTTCGAGCTGACGCCTGACATCTCACCGAGCAAAACGAAAAAGTCCCGGCGCAAGCTCAGCGCTGACAACTCTACCGCCTCGAACGCTGGCAACCTCGAGTGTACAGAATGCAACAAGAAATTCCGCATGTACAACAGCTACCAAATCCACATGAGGAGACACACAGGAGAGAAACCCTACACTTGCCACATCTGCGGAAAACAATTCGGTCAAACAGGTAGCTTGTATTATCATTTGAAGCACGTCCACGGTGGCGTCAAGAATCATGCCTGCGATATCTGTGGCCGGTGCTTTGCTATGAAAACAGCTATGGAGGACCACCGTAGAATTCACACGGGCGAACGGCCTTACGTCTGCGACTCCTGCGGCAAGACCTTCAAAACTAAAGCCTCGCTCTACATCCATAGTAAGATTCACACGAACGAGTATCCGTTTAAATGTAGTTACTGTAAGAAGCTGTTTCGCTGGAAGCAACAGATGATCAGTCATGAGACGACTCACACGGGGGAGAAAAACCACATTTGTGATATCTGCGGAAAGGGTTTTGGAGTGAAGAACGAATTGACGAGGCACCGGCGGACCCATTCGTTGGACAAGCCGTTTACTTGCCAGAAGTGCGGCGTCAGCTTCGGGCAGAAAAGATATCTGACTAATCACAATCGAACGCGACACAAGACGAAGGTCGCTGGCAGTTCTTAATTGTAAAATAGTGACTGAGAGAAAAGGAGATCAGTTATATTTAATACTAATTTTATACATCATTAAAATTGTGAATTTATTCTATTTGCAAATtgtatataaaactttttgtaaTACAAATATATGTGCTCCTTATGTTTAATGCGAGTTTGAGATTTCTTTCTTAGTGCTACATGTAAtacaatttcattttttttcaagtcaTATTTCAGTTCATTACAATAGCTTATTTGATAGAATTTATTTACACATTGCAATTACTAATTATGTGTAGTCTATCATATTTTAATCAAACATAAAATTTCGTGTCACATACTTTCATAAGCAAATAACTTGCTTATGTTTTGGTACAGCTTGGTAACACATGTAAACTAAATTCTAGTTTTGAAAACCTTAAGCTGTTTTCATAGTTTATAATTCCTacataaaacaaataattatacgaTCCTCTTAATGATTCTTATTAGACAAACAAAcatcttattttaaaaattaatctttCTAGTGGAAATCGTAGTTTAATAAAAGCAACTTACATactataattaaaaatgaaaatttctgTCTATCAATACTTGGAAGTCGTACTAAATATTACTTTGATGCCGGAAAATTAGAAGCACTTTTCACAATTTTCTTGTCTGCTTTTGAGTTCTTCTTAAAAATTGATAACTCTTCCATCTGTTGATTCAACAGTTCAGTTTTCTTCTCGTGTACTGCATCGTCCTTAATAATTCCTTCAACcgtttttgacatttttttacttaaactATTATGTCCCCAGAAAGAGGAGTTGTTTATAGTGTTTTCCTTGTTATATTCATAACGTTCATTCTCGGAGATTGGATTAAAATTATCTGACTTTTTACTGGCATTTCTGGACAATGCAGCTGCATAACTACTCGGGGCAGATGTATTGGCCTTTTGAGTATATTTTGGCAAAGCCCATAAAGCACCTGCATTAGCTGAAGTGGGCTTATTCTGAAATGATAATACTTGTCAGTGTTacttaatttatattatcttatttttaataggGGCGCGCAATTTACCTGCAGCGTAGATTTCTCACTTGCAATTGAAGAAACTGAACAATTTAATGATAAAGCAGTCATGTTCAACGTATCATTCGAAAGCATTTTCGGACGACGTAAGGGTTTATGTTCCTGTAAAATAAATGTTCAAAATTTGAGTATATCTGCGTACTATTgaacatatttacaatatcGAATATGTTCATTACATTGCCATTAGCATTTTCTTTTTGAGCTTTTCCAggaattttttcttctcgctcatttattacatttaactCTTCTGAAGTGTTTGCTTTTGCTTGATTTTGATGCATTGGCTTTTTCTGAAGTggtaattattattgttattatgttatatagaatttttttgaattactttatttatatgtatgtgtAAATATggttattaatataaaatatttacctgCTGTGTAGACTTCTCTCCTGCAGCTGGGCCAATTGAACTGTTTAATGATAATGCAGATGAGTTCAGTGTATCAGACAGCTTTTTCGGACGACGTAAAGGTTTGTATTCCTACAAATATATGCAGAATCAAGCAATTAAAGtccaataaaaaatacaatattttcaaatgtcgattatattacattattattatcatctgCTTCTGGGACTTGTGCAGTCATTTTTGCCTGACTTTCATTATTTGCTTCCAATTGTTGAATTCTTCGTCTCtcattatatttaaattcCCTTTTTCTAGATTTGGTTAGACCTATTGACTGGCGTACAATTGCTCgattttgaatgattttttcaggattataactttttacttCAGGTTCCTTAGTTATTCAAGACATTAATATTTTGAATGGAATTATGATTAACTTGAAAAGAACAATTGGAATTGACATCAACTTACTGTATCCCAGTTTTCATCTGAACAGGCAATTGATTCTGTTTCGATTggtaatatattattgtagGCGTGATCGTCATAATTTATCAACTTGTACTGAATCACGCTTTCTCTTGCTGGACAATTAGCGATATGGCACTAGATAAAAACACaagttgtaaaaaatataattcaaatACATAATTTTACTGTTTATTGGATttcataaaaagaaaaaaaaataaattttatatatgatATGTATGTAGCTTACTTGAAATTCAAGAGGATGCACGTGATGGCGAGCATCGAAAGGGCAGGTTAGTAGCTTTTTTTGATTGTCTGGATTCTGAAGGCATTTGCGTAAATGATATGGCATACAGGATTTCCTGACCCTGTGGACGCGATTGTAAGGACAAGTTTCTATTGGATCGACAAGCATGACGATATTGATTCCCTCTGAATAGAAAAAGATtctcattaaaaaatatatacgtcTATTGTATTAGCAgcttaattaatatttatgcaAAACAAAGCATCCTAATAATATTTCTCAGAACGGTAAAGACTTTTAGTTTCAAACAGTTGTTGACATTTGTTTGCAGATCTTGCTATAGTCATTATAGGTCAAATACAATCCGAGTGTTTACATCGCAGCCTATGAAAGACATCAACACGTTTCAGTATGCCTCGTTTAACGCTTCTCAAAGAGCTAACctatttcaaataatttaacTTCCGATACATacagaattaaaaattaaaatcgtcGAATAATCCTCGATTTTGGAACTAGAACTACAGGATTTTTATAGCGGCCTCAACAAATAACTGACATTAATCGCCGACTCGGCGGCGAAATGCGATTCCCGCGCTGCGCACCGGATGACCTGTTGCTCGTATACTTTCAAACAAAGAAACTGTCGATTTCGACTTTCAATTAACACTCAGAGCGACGATTTTTTCCTTCTTGCCGGGACGAAAGGACAAAACGCAAATTTAAACGTAACAAGATAAATTACTTACCTCTGTTGAACCAAAGCCGCAGTGAAAATCGCTGATGAGTTGAGCACGAAACTCAGTAGAATTGGAGAGATGAGACGATACGGATCCGGCAAGCGCTGCGCAGGAGACGAGAGTTATAAGTATAGGCGACTTATAGCGTGGAGCAGCTATAGGCAATGTGAGCAGTTCGAAGAGTGGTTGAAcagtgcgagcgcgcgcgggcaaaCAGCGCTTTTAAGTGTCGCGTATACCGGCAACGTCGCAGAATGGGGAGAAGAAAGACATTTGGGAGAGATGCGGAGCTTTGACATTTCTTCGGAGCGATAGGAGACCGACGCTGCGGGTACTGTATACTTATACTTACTTATGCTTATCCTATACGTGTGTTGTTATGATGGGGAGGTAAGCGGTTCGCTTCGTTTGACATTAGGTAAATCGTTGTGTATAGACTTctgagaatttttattttcaaaattttatcataTTCCAGCCGTAATTATGCGTTATACCTCTAGAGGGTTGAAAGTAAGAGAATTTTTTTGCATCGCGAATTCTCGACACAAGGCACTGAACGGGCAACGAACCACCTGGCTAAAATATGTAACGGACAGCCTTGTTGATCTCGTCCGGCTGTAAATACTCGGCATAGGCGGGAAAACCGTTGAGATTGTGGAGCTCGAAAGTTGGAAGAGTCTATCTAGCAGCGGTTTTTCGCGAGGAGCCCGAAAAGCATACAAGTAACAGCTCTCTCGGTGAGCCTCGTGAATTTCAACTTCCTGAACTTTTATCCCGTGCAGAGTGAGTCCCATATAGGCCTAAATATCACCGCGACCATGTATAAGTCCCGTATTTATCTTATTGTCGTTTATGCAATCACCGAGTCACCTTGTACTTTATACGACTAAGGGGATCGATAATTTCATAGAATAACGGAAAAGtatgtttgtttttctttaacAAAATTTACCAGGTAATCGGGATTTAATGACGAATAAAAGGGAGTCAGTCTTCTCTCAAGAAATAAGATTTATTCAAAGCGTGATCCGAAAATATAATTTGTGGTAAAGCTTAATATTTGCGCATTCGTATCATATAATACAGTCTACAGATGAGACGTAAAAATGTATCTCTCTATTTTATCAATGCAACATTTCATAAAATACGATTCGATTGCATCCAGTACATAATATCTTTTATAGATTGTTTCACATTCTTCGTTCACCGAAGCGAGAGCATCTTGAGATTCCTTTGATTATCGTTTAACGTTAAAATGCACATACTtatgagaaataataatttttggcAGGAGACTTTTCGTGTATATAAGATCCAAAATCACAGCGTATCGTAAAAGCACTGCAGTATGTGTATCGAATTTTTCAACAGACATCAGCTTCGAAAATAATGCCGCGAACGGCCAGCAGTCCGCGATATGCATACATATACGTATTAATAATCGCAAAAATTTCATTCGTGCCGTAAACAATCATATTACAAATCCTCGCACGTTGTTCACTTGAAATAGATAATATCAAAAAACGCGGGTCGCTGCGCTATAcacagataaaaataaataaaatcatattctCTACATTATGCATGTATCGATAGCTGCTGCACTTGTACATAAAGCGAAAAAACGCGAGTGAACAGGGGACATCGACAcaaatatgtatataacaaTGATAGACAGAAAGTTTTGTGCGCTTTAACGGTATAAGCGTGGCATAGCTTCAGCTTCATACAGGCTTGAAAATCGTCGCGCGTCTAGCCGGTGAGGACTTCGTAGTCCTTGAAGCTCAGTTCCTCGCCGGCGTAAGGGATGTAGAGGCACTCGTGGGAGGGATGCACTTTTCCCGGGGTGAGGCTCGCCTCGTGGTTAACGCGGCCAACGAACAGCGGCTCGCCGTCCTCGGTTTGACCGGCTGGAACGGCGTTCGGGGGCAGGTTGCCACCGCTCACCGGTACCCAGATCGGGTTGCAGCCGCAGAGCACCTGGAAAATCGGGCGTAAGGAGGCTTTGGAAAAATCCTTTCTCAAAATCGAGCATATTTATAGTTAGACTACTCTCACCTGGTACTCGGGCTTGGCGTGTTCCTCGCCACCCCAGGCGATGTAGCAGACGCCGTGACTGGGCTTGACCTTACCGGGTATCAGCGCACCCTCGTGGTTGGCCCTACCGACGTAGAGAGGCTCGTCGTCCTCGCCACCAACGACGGCACCCGGAGGAAGAGCGCCGGAGGCCGCGTCGCACCAGCAGACGCTGCCCAGCTGGTAGTCGGCTGGTGCCGATGGCTGGACGGAGTTTGACGACGTGTCTGGGAAAAATTCAAGAGAATCGTTAATAGCTGCGCTGTTATTTTTGCACATCAGAGTGCAGTCAACGCGCAACGGGGTAGATTAATGACAAGCATCACAGAACAAAACTGTTATAAcataattgtttataaaaactcgCGGCGATCAAGCGATGCTGCGATGAAAGCGCGTGAATTAAGTTGCAGCGGACGTTGGATCAATCGATCGAGCTAAATTTTTCGAGATTTTATTTCCCACGGCGCGCATAATTCTCGGACTTTGTTCTCAAACGCCAGGGACGCTTCTTCGTcggtatacctatatgtatataagtcGTCCCCATATCACGCGACCTCAATAATAGCAGCCCCGAGGAATAGGAAAAAACGAGAGATTGCGATCGGCCCTTGTTTACCAGCGCGCGATGCACGACAGCtgcaggtgtgtgtgtgtgtcggaaGGATGCTTTTTTGCCTTTATCTGGATAGCCGAGATCGCATCGGCTTGGGCTCGCGTTTCTAGAGCAGGAAGAAATTGCGTGTGCGCGAGTTAATAATTTGACTGACCTCGTGTATGGTTTATCGCGACCGAGCATTTCGAATCGTACAACGGTTTTACGATTTTAAGTTGAAAAGTTTGAACGTGTTCGATAATTTTGCTTTAACAATGAAAAAATGCAGGAAGTAATAACGAGTCGCGATAAGCTTTATACAATTTGCAAAGTTTTGTCGCTGTTCTACCAATAGTTATGACACTCGTTTCGCCAAGTAGACGTGCCTTATCTTATCGACTAGTAAAAATTTCGCAGTTTTTATTTGCAGAGATTCAACGTGCgtgcatttttgcaaaaattgcttTAGCCCGAAATAAGGCGACAGAAATGAACGTTATCATCATAGAATAAGGCGATCAATCGAgtctcaaaaataattccaCGAAATTACGCCATTCGCAAGCTGTGCTTTACGCGAGTCTGACCTCGGGTGAAAATAACACTGCTGGCAGCAATTGCGAATCGATTTTCGGTCTACACGCTGCGGACTTCCTGACGCGAAAGGATAATGTCGTTGCACACGTTAGCATCTGCAAGCGCTTCGCCTCGCGCTTTGTTTGTACGCGATTGAGTGAATTTTCAGCTTCTACGCGTGTTAGTAAATCGAACACGACATGCAAGGCTACAATGGCGCACGTGTGCGAGTTCCAAAGTATAAGGTGAATTAGCAGCACGCATCATCCGCAATGGAATAGTTTACATACTGCCACCACCCTGACCGGCAATGCATCTTGCTAGAGAGTTGCAATTTCCTCGAGGACGTCACCATTCCAAGAGGATATATGAAATGAGTCATGTGTTATAATTATACTTTGACAATTGACCTATTTTAGTAATATCGACTAATTTTCGATTCAATCACGCAGTATAACGAAGAGAAGTATCACCTTCGACGAGCCACTCGCCGCTAGCACCCCAGCCGGTGCAGAGGCCGAAGTAAGTGACGCTGAAGGGGTCGGGATCGACGTAGCTGATGAAAGGCTCCTGCTCGCCCTCCTTGCCGACGGTCAGGTATCCTCCGTTCCATCTGCGAAACGAAACGTGGCTCATTGCCAAATTATGCTCGTCTGTTGAAAACGCTAAGGAGTTCGGTACATACCTGATCCAGAAGCCGCGGAACTCGTCGGCGGTCAAAATGTCGGGGCTGGCGACCTCGCTGACATCGGGTTTCGTCCTGTTCTTGCGGATGACTGATTTCGTGTTTTTCCAGCCGCCGATGAACACCTGCACATTTATTcgtttttaatcaaattagTGATTTCGAGATTGAGGCGCAGAGTAGGCAAACGACGATATTTACCTCCCACATGGGGTCACCCTCGAAGGGTCCCGTTGTCAAAGCGATGTGAGCATCGTGCGGTGCCTTGATGCGGAACTGAATCTGACTGCCGTTTATGGGGTACCACTGGTACTCCAGTTTATCTTCGGTTGTAAGCGCTGCAAACGAACGAGgcatttaaacaaaaatttgcaatCGTCTCACGATTGAGAAAGAAGTTTCAGAGGCAAgcttaataaagaaaaaacatcGTTAACGCTTGCTAAATGTATAGTCTGTCGATACATAAAAGTAATTGCGCAACAGACGCGCGAACGACTGACTAACACATGGTATAGCATTGAGATTACGTCGGTCGTATTGTTTTGAATTGAAGACGTATGTGCGAAATCATCGAGTAATTACGACAGACGCGACGAACGAATTAAACATCTCCGCCGGTAGCTCGTTTCATTAGCCAATGCAATATCTATCGAGtgcgtttattataaaaaaaaaagcgtcgCGGATATCGAATATACGCGCACCTCAAGAAAGCCGGAAGAATTATACTTGAAGCTTGCGCGAAATGCAGTAGCAGACAGCCAGTATACGAGGTCATTCttatttttccgcgcgcggatGATTCCTCTAAGGTCATCGGCATTTTTTCAACGCCAATGACGTCGCGCGTGTATATCGTTTTCCGCGCTTATTGCTATACTCGCCAAAGTGTACCCATACAACaaagtttattaaattacTTTGGTTTAATCGTACGGGAGAGGCCTTTCCTCGAAGGAAAAACGATCGATCAAGTATACGAGTCGCACCGTCATAGAGAAGCGTCATCCAATCAGGGCGTTCGCCGAAAGATGCACGCCGGGCCACTTGAAAACTTGATTGACGCGATTAAGGACGGCGCAGGGATTACCGAATCATAACTCACTTCATTATGTCATCGCTCGAGCGCACGCCTTAGACCAATAAGCTACATGGCTGGCAAAGACGACTATAGAGCGAAATCGTAGGAggcgcacacatacatacacattgGATGCGATAATATATCATCGCGACCCACACGCGGTGCGCTCTCCATTCGAGGTATTAAAATCTCGCGGCCTCGATCTAGATCAGATTAGAGCCGCGCGggggatatatatatatatatatatatatatatatatatatatccaggACGTGCGAAATTTTCGGAGCTTGCCTTGCATTACgtttatttcttaattttcctTCGCTCGTACACTGCTGTTTTCGAGATTAGACGTGTCTGAGTTAAATTTTAGCGTCTCGACGAGCATGATAACAAAAGCATCGATTCATCCGACGCGCGGCTCGCGTTCCGCGCTTCGATCCAACGATTAACGGGAGAACGCTAAAATTAAGCGTAATTAGAACATTCGGCGTATACACGAGTTAGATCATCACCATTCATTCGTACGCGAATGACAAAAGTAGCGCCTAATGAGAGCTAGCTTCTGAAATAGTCGCGTGAAGCGTCCGAGCACTTTACCGCAACCGGTCCGATGATTTCACTTGTGCGATGTTTTATCGTGTGCTGTATATAGGGAAAGTCACGCGCGCGACATATCTCGAATTTTCTGAAATCTCGTAAAGTCTAAACGTGACAATAACAGATCATCATCGGAAAATTGAGCGGCTGACTCGTACACGTCCGAAGTTTTTTCTTTGCGGCGATAAAAATTCTCCTCGCTTTTTGCAGCGGAT
The sequence above is drawn from the Nasonia vitripennis strain AsymCx chromosome 4, Nvit_psr_1.1, whole genome shotgun sequence genome and encodes:
- the LOC100678974 gene encoding uncharacterized protein LOC100678974, with translation MLVDPIETCPYNRVHRVRKSCMPYHLRKCLQNPDNQKKLLTCPFDARHHVHPLEFQCHIANCPARESVIQYKLINYDDHAYNNILPIETESIACSDENWDTEPEVKSYNPEKIIQNRAIVRQSIGLTKSRKREFKYNERRRIQQLEANNESQAKMTAQVPEADDNNNEYKPLRRPKKLSDTLNSSALSLNSSIGPAAGEKSTQQKKPMHQNQAKANTSEELNVINEREEKIPGKAQKENANGNEHKPLRRPKMLSNDTLNMTALSLNCSVSSIASEKSTLQNKPTSANAGALWALPKYTQKANTSAPSSYAAALSRNASKKSDNFNPISENERYEYNKENTINNSSFWGHNSLSKKMSKTVEGIIKDDAVHEKKTELLNQQMEELSIFKKNSKADKKIVKSASNFPASK
- the LOC100114909 gene encoding C3 and PZP-like alpha-2-macroglobulin domain-containing protein 8 isoform X2, which translates into the protein MALTLTTEDKLEYQWYPINGSQIQFRIKAPHDAHIALTTGPFEGDPMWEVFIGGWKNTKSVIRKNRTKPDVSEVASPDILTADEFRGFWIRWNGGYLTVGKEGEQEPFISYVDPDPFSVTYFGLCTGWGASGEWLVEDTSSNSVQPSAPADYQLGSVCWCDAASGALPPGAVVGGEDDEPLYVGRANHEGALIPGKVKPSHGVCYIAWGGEEHAKPEYQVLCGCNPIWVPVSGGNLPPNAVPAGQTEDGEPLFVGRVNHEASLTPGKVHPSHECLYIPYAGEELSFKDYEVLTG
- the LOC100114909 gene encoding uncharacterized protein LOC100114909 isoform X1 codes for the protein MALTLTTEDKLEYQWYPINGSQIQFRIKAPHDAHIALTTGPFEGDPMWEVFIGGWKNTKSVIRKNRTKPDVSEVASPDILTADEFRGFWIRWNGGYLTVGKEGEQEPFISYVDPDPFSVTYFGLCTGWGASGEWLVEARCIAGQGGGNTSSNSVQPSAPADYQLGSVCWCDAASGALPPGAVVGGEDDEPLYVGRANHEGALIPGKVKPSHGVCYIAWGGEEHAKPEYQVLCGCNPIWVPVSGGNLPPNAVPAGQTEDGEPLFVGRVNHEASLTPGKVHPSHECLYIPYAGEELSFKDYEVLTG